The Reichenbachiella carrageenanivorans region GATTTTGCCCCTTTAGGAATATCCATCGCTCAAGACGAATATTATTATACTCGTCATCAGATCAACTACAATTCGGATCAATCAAGGAAATTATCAGTATCAGGAAAACTTGGTTGGGGTGGTTTTTATAATGGCAAGCGTTTAACAGCGAATGGAGGGTTGCGTTATGCGCCTATTCCACATGTGGCATTTACAGCTGATTATGAATACAACAACTTGGATAACTTAGGTGTATTGTTGGAAGATTTGGATACACACTTGGTCACTTTTGGGGCAAGATTTGCACTTAATCCACGTTTACAACTTTCTGCTTTTTACCAATACAATTCATTTGATGAGCAAGGTCGGTGGAACGTTCGTGGAAGTTGGGAATACCGCCCTTTGTCTTTTATCTATTTAGTGTTTAATGACACTCAAATCAATGGACTGGAACACCCCCTTGAACAGCAGCAGTTGATTGGGAAGGTCACTTTTTTGAAGCAGTTCTAACAACTATTTTAGGCTTTACATTCCTGCATATACCACTGATTAACTGAGAATTCGTTAGAGACCTCTGGAACTTCTATATCTTCAAGGCAATAAGTTTGATGGCACTCATCGCAAACAAAGTGAAGGTAATAATAAGCTTCCTCCTCCTTACTGTACTTGTCCGTAAAACGTACATCGAAAAGTGTTTCCTAAGTGATTTTAGTTTGAGCCCAAGCAGACGAACTCAGCATAAAAAATAATATAATCGCAAACCTATTAAACTAAATCAATAAATGCAACATTATTGCATATGATGGCTTTAAATGTTATACTTGCAATATTATTGCATTTAAAAAGTATACATGAAAAATCAATTTATCGGGCTCCATTTGGATTTTGTCGGTTTCAGTGCTTCGCTACTTTGTTCCTTACATTGTGCAACTCTTCCCTCCTTGCTCAGTCTTACCTCTCTAGCCAGCCTTCAGTTTCTGAATACATTCTGGATTGAATACTCCATTATCTTAGTGAGTTTTTCCATTGCTTCTTATGCATTAGTGCATGGTTATCGCAAGCATCATCAAAAGCCAACGGCATTGGTTATTGTTCTATCAGGATTCATTCTAATTATTAGTGGTCACCTATTTCAGGCCGAATGGCACGAAACCGTGCTAACACCTTGTGGGGCGGCAGTAGTGGCGATTGCTCATTTTGTTAACTGGATCCAGATAAAGCAATCCAGTGTAGAATTCCCTGATTGTCAATAAAAACTTCATAATAATGTTTGGAACAAAAAAATTACCCGTGACTGTGCTCAGTGGCTTTCTAGGCGCAGGCAAGACTACCCTGCTCAATCATGTACTACATAATCGTCAAGGATTAAAAGTGGCCGTGATCGTCAATGACATGAGCGAAGTAAATGTAGATAGTCAGTTGGTACAAAACGAAATCAAACTATCACGTACCGATGAAAAGCTGGTGGAAATGAGTAACGGCTGTATCTGTTGCACCCTGCGTGAGGATTTGATGATAGAGGTGGAAAGATTAGCCAAGATGAAAAAATTTGATTACCTGCTTATTGAGAGCACAGGGATTTCCGAGCCTATTCCAGTAGCCCAGACCTTTTCTTTTGCTACAGGGGATGAACTTTATGACTTGACCAAATTTAGTCGACTGGACACTATGGTTACCGTAGTAGATGCTTTCAATTTCTTCAAAGACTTTGGCAGTACCGATACTATTCTGGACAGAAGTATGACAGACGATAGTGAAGACACACGTACCATTGTGAACCTGCTCACCGATCAAGTAGAGTTTGCCAATATTATACTACTCAACAAAACTGATCTAGTGAGCGAAGCACAATTGGGTTTGCTTGAAGGTACATTTAAAAAACTTAACCCTGAAGCACAAATTATCAGAACCTCTTATGGAAAAGTAGATCCAAAAACCATCCTCAACACTAAATTATTTAACTATGACCAAGCAGAACAGGCTGCTGGATGGATCAAGGAGCTAAATAACGAACATACGCCTGAAACCGAAGAATATGGCATTTCCTCTTTTGTATTTAGAGAACGTAAGCCTTTTCACCCTAAACGCTTTTGGCATTATGTCAATAATGAATGGCCTAATAGTGTCATTCGCAGTAAAGGTCTCTTTTGGCTTGCTTCCAGACCAGACCAAGCGCTGATGTGGAGCCAAGCTGGGGGCTCCCTGAAAGCCGATCCCTACGGAAGGTGGTGGGCTTCAGTCCCCATGAAAGAAAGAGCACAGAATCAAGCATACATGGAAAACCAACAAGTTATTATGAAAAAATGGGACGAAAAATGGGGTGATCGTATGAATGAGCTTGTGATCATTGGGCAGGATATGGATGAAAAATCCATTACCGATGCTTTAAAAAAATGTCTGGCCAATGAATTGGAAGCGACTACTATGGCTTCTGATAGTCCTTTTGAAGATAACTGGCCTATATAATTAAAAGGAGGCTCGACTGAACGGAGTTTTACCATTACAGTAAAAGACACAAAGCTTAGGCTCTGGAAATGACGAATTTTGGTTGAGGTAAAAAATTTTCAGGTGAATTTTTAAGTCTTACCAAGCGGAAACAATAGACAATCATTTCCGTTCCAACAACACAATATTCTCCACATGATGCGTATGAGGAAACATATCTACTGGCTGTACCTTGGTCACTTTATAGTCCGCATCCATTAGGGCAATGTCCCTGGCCTGGGTGGCTGGATTACAGCTCACGTAGACCACTTTTTCAGGGGCTACTTTCAGGATCATATTTACCACATTTTCATGCATACCCGCTCTTGGCGGATCGGTAATGATCACATCTGGATGCCCATGCTCGGCGATAAATTCGTCGTTGAGCAAATCCTTCATGTCCCCAGCAAAGAAGTCTGTATTGGTGATGCCGTTTACTTCTGCATTCACAAAAGCATCTTGAATGGCCGCCTCCACATATTCGATTCCCACTACCTTTTTGGCTTGCTTCGCACAATAATTAGCGATGGTACCCGTGCCCGTATATAGATCATAAACTAATTCATCCCCTTTGAGATCGGCAAATTCTAATGTCTTATCATAGAGCACTTTCGCTTGCGCAGAATTGGTTTGATAGAATGACTTTGCTCCTATTTTGAACTCCAAGTCTCCCATCTTTTCGATGATATGATCCTTGCCTGCGAAAGTGATAATTTCTTGATCATATATCGTATCATTTTTCTTCTGATTGATCACATAGAGCAAAGAGGTAATCTCAGGAAATTTATCCTTGAGATGGTTCATCAGCATATCAATCTTCTCCTGGTCTGGCTCGAAAAACTGAATCAAAACCATCAGTTCTCCTGCATCGGTATAGCGGATCATCAAAATGCGAAGCAGTCCTACTTGCTCACGGATATCAAAGAATGAATAATCATTCGCAATGGCAAAAGAGCGAATTTCATTTTTGATGGCATTCGCTGGATCGGCCATCAAATGGCAAGTATCAATATCGACAATCTTATCAAACAAACGAGGTACATGAAAACCTAGCGCATTCCTTTCAATCACTTCCTCAGAATCAATTTGATCCTTGGTCAGCCATTTTTTATTCGAAAAAGTAAATTCAAGTTTATTTCTATACCGGTCGGTTTTGGCAGAACCTAATATCGGGGCTATCTCAGGCAACTCTACTTTGCCAATTCTGGTCAGATGATCCTCTACCTGCTGCTGTTTAAATTCGAGTTGAGAATCATAGGCCAAGTTTTGCCACTTGCATCCCCCACAGGCACCAAAGTGTTGACAAATCGGTTCTATTCTGAGCTCAGAGTATTTATGAAATTTTAATGGATACCCTTCCGAGTAAGCCTTTCTTTTTTTGCGTACCTGAACATCAACCACATCACCAGGTACTGTTCTTTCTATAAAGATCACCTGACCATCCTGTCTCGCTAAACTTTTGCCTTCGGCCGCTACTGCTTCTACAATTAGATGCTCTATTACTATGTTTTTATTCTTTCTTGCCATCGGCGGCAAAATTAGATAAATCGTAGGTCAAGAATCAAGATTTCAAATTTAAGAATCGATATTTTCAAATAAGAAGCGTCTAATAACGACCTGCAAGTGAAATCGCGCTCCTAATTTTATCAATTTCAAATTGCAGTAGCTATCTTGTTTTCTGATGAGAAAACTGCTACTTATACTCACTCTTGCCCTACTGAGCCAAACACCTGTCATTGGTTTTCATATTGTAGGTGGCGAAATCGAATTGATCCATATCAGTGGCAACAAGTACCAGCTGCATCTGATCCAATATTTTGACAAAGCGCAAATAGACAACCCAGGCCCAGACCCATCAGTGGAAATCTACATTTTTCGCAATAGCGACCACACACTCGTGCAGACCCATGTCCTACTGCTAGACACCGAACTTATAGTACCCTATACCAATCCCGACTGTGCCATAGGCTCACTCCAAACCTCTCGCGTACTCTACAGTGCAGACATTTCACTCAACGCAGATACTTACAACGAAATAGAAGGTTACTATGCCTCGTGGGAAAGATGCTGTAGAAATACCAACATTTCCAACATTGTAAACCCGGGTGGGCAAGGCATCACTTATACCTTAGATTTTCCGGCAGTGGTGCGCAATGGCAAACCATTCATCAACTCTTCGCCTCAGCTCTTCCCTCCACTCAGCGACTATGCCTGTGTGAACCAGACTTACTATACCAACTTCGCTGGCACAGACCCTGACGGAGACTCTATCGCCTATTCGCTTCAGTTGCCATACAACAGCAGCTCGCAAGCTGCACTCCCAATCCCACAGCCCAAGCCATTTATAGAACTCATATACGCCAATGGATCTAACATAAACAATATCATACCAGGCAGCCCTTCGCTACAGATCACGCCCAGCGGATATCTGACCGTAACGCCCACTGCTACTGGCCTATATGTATTCTCTGTACTTGTAGAAGAATACCGAAACAAAGAGAAAATAGGCGAGCTCAGAAGAGATTTTCAAATGCTAGTCATAGATGGTTGCGAGCCGCCCACACCTCCGCATGCAGAAGTCCGTCTCCCTGGTGAAAAAGACTATTATATCGAAGGAGAAGTGATACACTACTCCGCTTCGGCAGACAAATGCTTCGAATACATGGTCGTAGATCAAGCTGGAGAAAACGTAACGTTCAAAGCTGAAGGAGTGAATTTTGACGAGGATGTCTCCGAGGTATTTGAGTTTTCCTCTGGTCCAATCAACCCCAGTGGAGATACCCTCAGGGTCGAAGTTTGCATCTCGGATTGCCCATACATCCAACATGAGCCTTATATCATCGACCTGATCGCTTCGGACAATGCCTGTCCACTCCCACAGCGAGACACGGTACGCATGACCATCAACGTGGAAGCCCCCGTCAACAACAAACCATATTTCGATAGTCCTTCTTCGTCCATCAGGCTAAGCCGCACACAGCCCGAAGGCCTAAGCGTAGCACTCGACGAACTGCTGATCGGTAAGGATGCAGAAGATTCCTTGCACTATTTTTTCTATGCCGAAGGCTACGATCCGATCAACTATGGCATGTCGCTAGACACCATACTAGATGTATTGGGAGAAAAACAAGTGAAATTCAACTGGAATACCAGCTGTCAGACGTATCCCTTTGGAGACAAAAACACCTTTGAGTTAGGAATTGTTTTAGAAGACTACGATACCTGCCTTTTCGACAGTGGGGATACGCTCTTCTACGATTTAGAAGTAGTGCTCCCTCCCAACACCACTCCACAGATAAGTGGGCCATCCAGCACCTATACCAAATCTATCCGATCCAACTTAGACTTTAATGTGATGGCTACAGACGATGATAACGACCCTATCTCACTTACAGCCATCGGAGACAGCTTCAGTTTTCCTCAGGTAGGCATTTCGTTTGCCAACCAAAAAGGAACTGGGCAAGTATCTTCCCTATTTGCATGGGAATTGTCTTGCGAGAATCTCAACATTGAAGAAACGACCACTTTTACACTCTATTTCATGGCCGAAGACGACGATTACTGCCAAGCCACCAACAACGACACCTTAGCGGTAACCATACAGGTACAAGTACCCGCCAATACCACACCTGCATTTGAGATAGAGGACTTTTATAGTCTACAAATAAATAAACCTTTCGAACTAGAAGTAATAGCTCGCGACGGAGATAATGCTGATTTACTTACGCTAGACCTGCTCTCACCCAACTCTGCTCCGTCTTCAGAAAGCTTTTCTTTTTCGCGAGCCACAGGTACAAACACTGTATCGTCTACCCTTAACTGGACGCCAGAATGTAGTCTACTCGGAGAAGGAAATACACCAAAAACCTACCCCGTAGACTTCCTAGTCTTCGACGATAATTGTCCTCAATTTGAATCCGCATCACTCACTGTCAATTTTGAAATCTCAGAACTTGACGTAGATTATGGTCACTTCTTGCCTCCCAATGCCTTTTCACCCAATAACGATGGGCACAACGACACCTATACCCTTACCCACCTCGAAGAAGAAATGCATAACCTGCCACCAGACAACTGCGCAGACCAGTTTCAATCCATCATCATATTTGATAGAAATGGTAGTACCATTTTCAAATCTACCAACAGGGAGTTTGAATGGACTGGTGATGGTGCAGACGTAGGCGTTTATTTCTACCAAATCGAATACCAGAACACCAACTATAAAGGGACGCTTACACTCGTTAGGTAATGCTGAAGAACTAGAAGCCCAGCCCAGCACGCAACCCATAGCCATAGCTAGACCCGTCTTGCATGGCTCCGTAAAAATCGAGCCGCAACACTTTGAATAGGTGCTCTAACCCCACTCCATATTCAATATAATGCCCAGATACTGAGGTATGCAAGTAATTAACAGATGCCACCACTTGTGCCTTGGTTTTCCTTATTAGTGGAAATTTGTTGAGTATAAAGCCATTGAAATGATGATCTACATGTACGCCCAACCATGCTCCATTTGTGCTGTACTGATAGTAGTCGAGCAATTGGTAATGATCTTGGCCAAACTTGGCAAAAATGGACTGATTGCCAGTAAAATGCCGATAATCCATAAAGTCCATTTTATCAGTATTGAAAAAGGTGCCTGCCCAAACAGTATAATTGCCACTACCAAAAAGCCCATAGTTAGCCCCTTGATAGACACGCATCACCACTTCGTCAAAGTTGGCATCTGAGTATGAATTCGTTACTGGTATTGCTTTTCTATATTGCACAAAGATGGTTGGATATTTACTATCAAGGTTAAACTTCATATCGGGTCGGGATATATACTTTTGCCCAAATTTGATATAGAAATTAGTTGTAAAAACCAATGCGCGGCTATGACCAAACGAAGTGTTTTTTCCTTCCTTGTTCAATTCATCATTGCTTGGAGCATTGGGTGCAAACAGACGATCGTCTTGATAAAAAAAGGAATAATCTGCCGTATTTTGCAATTCAGTCCTATGAGCATATTCGAGTGTAGATTTCCATGTGACACCGTTCACCACTTCGCTAGAATAGTGCAGTTTGGCAAATGACTTCTCGTACAGTTTCATATAATTTCGTCTATTCACCAATGTCTCAAAGGAATTGATCAATGGAGAAATCGGATCTGAGGCATTGTACTGAGAGACAAACTGGCCTCCCTCTACATAAGCCCGAGTCCTTTTGATGGGGTTGAACTGATATGAAAATTGTGCTTTATAATAAAAATCTTCACTCGAAAACCCATAACGCAAGGTAGGAGTCACTTGGTACTTCCAGATGCGCTCCTTCTCCTGCACATAGCTAGCCTTTAGGTTGACCACTGCTCCTTCTACCGTATTGTATTGAAGAATGTCGTATATGGGTTGAAACCTAAAATACCGTTCTTTATAGGACTGTTGATAAACATATCCACCAATGAACAAATTTTGAAAATTAAACTTATTGGAGACTTTGTCGATAGAATCTTTGTAAGGCTTGGCCTCCATCATGTGCTGCAGACTGTCCTTCCACCAGTAGTCTATTTTTTCTACTTTAGTTAATGGTATAGGACGCACTTCTTCCCAATATTTAGCATCACGCTTGTTGGCCTTATTTTCTATTTTCAATATTTCATTATCAAAATAACCATTAGGGAAAAGCTGGATTTGGTCTGCTTTTTTAGTTTCCACCAATTCATAATTAGGCTCTATTTCATATTCAGAATGAATCCCAACAAAATTGCCATTTCCTCTAAACCCAAATACATTGAGATAATAAGTAAATCGCTGCGAAAACAGCATCCAAATACCGTCCTGCACAGGCGCATAAACTTGGTAAACATTCACTTCATCCAAAAACTCAATCTGATGTGCTTTGGTCAATTTCAAATCCACGCTATAAATACGCCATGCATCTTCGATGATATAGATAAACCCTTCAAAAGCAGGATCATTTTTTCGCTTAGGTATTACTCTAATTTTATTAACCAACAGCCCTCCCTCCATCATGGTACCTTCCAGCTTATAATCATAAAAAAGCAGTGCATTTTGAGCAATGGGAGAAACAAACCCTCGCTCAGACAAACCAGGAAAAGTCATCAAATTATCATAAAAAGAAATAAGCATTTGTGACCCTTGGTTGTAACTAAATGCTGAATTGCTACCACTCACCTTAGAGGAAATCATCACTTCCTTTATTTTATCTGGGCGGGCAATACTCAGTTCGGATACCGATTCAGACAAATACACGATTCCCGTATCCAAGGCAATATTGACACCCAATACCTGATCTGGCTTTTCGTCTAGTGTCTGCATACCTTTCACATACACTTTACATTTGTAGGCATTTACTTCTTCTTGATGATACTTTCGCTTCGCCATGGCTTCGCGAATCACGGCATAAGCTGGGTCTGGTCCGCCAGCCTTCACCACCACCTCTTCCAATTGTAATACTTCTGGCTCTAGTACTACATTAAGCAGAATTCTTCTATGATCTACTTTTAGAGGTATCTGTTGTTTTTTATACCCTACATATTGGTAAACTAACTCATACTGCCCAGGAGGCAAGTCTAAGCTATACCGCCCTTCTATGTTGGTCGTAGTGCCTTTGGTGGTGTTCAACACATATAGTGTGGCAAAGGGTAAAGGCACACCACTCTGATCAGTTACCGTTCCAAACAGCTCCGCAGCCATTCCTTGCCAAGAAGAACAACACAACAGAAAAAAAAGAAAAATAATTTTAACAGGTCGAGACATGCAAAAACAAGAGTACAAGGTTGATTAACGCCAAATTAATAAAGATTTCAAAGCTGGAAACAATTTATCTCAAAAACGAGTATTACCTCAAGACTTATTAAATTCGAGTTTAATTTTCGACTAATAATGCCTAACAAACAAACCGCAATCATTACAGGAGGAACCTCTGGAATAGGCAAAGCATGCGCTGAGCTCTATGCATCCAAAGGATACAATATTGTCATTACTGGACGAAACCAAGAAAGGCTCAACAGCATCATCCAATCCTTTCATGCCGATGGCCATCAAGCACTAGGTATACAGGCAGATGCTGCTAGTGAATCTGGTGCACAAGACGTAGTAGGTCAGACCATCAAAACTTTCGGTTCTATAGATTTATTGATATGCAACGCTGGGGTTTCTATGCGTGCGATGTTTGAAGACTTGGATCTGAAAGTATTCAGAGAGGTGATGGACATCAATTTTATGGGAACAGTCAACTATGTAAAATATGCCCTACCCCATTTACTGACATCTAAAGGAACCATCATCGGTATCTCATCGATCAACGGACACAGAGGCACGCCAGCTCGTACAGCCTACTCTTCATCAAAATTTGCGATGGAAGGTTTTTTTGAAGCCCTTCGTACAGAATTGCTTTATAGAGGGGTGCATATACTTGTAGCTAGCCCAGGCTATACAGGCACCAATATCAGAAACACGGCTCTGACCGCACATGGAGAAGTACAAGGAGAATCTCCCAAAGACGAAAGCAAAATGATGACAGCCGAGGAGGTTGCCCTTAGAATCTATAAAGGACACCAGAAAAAAACCAGACACTTTATACTGACCCCATTAGGCTGGTGGCTCAACTTCCTCAATCAGTTTGTACCACGACTAATGGACAAGATCGTCTATAATGTACTAGCCAAAGAACCCGATTCTCCTCTAAAGGATAAACCTAGTTGATTTGTTTGATCATAGAAGAGCGGATATAAGCATCTTGCCCATTCCATAATACTTTAACCCAAATACCTTCATCGTTTATAATCATAAGACGATGACCTTTTTTTACTACCTCTACGAGGTCTGCCCCTGCCGATGGGCCAGTCATGAGGTATGCGTGATCTTTAACAATAATAGCCTGCGAGTCATTCAACCCAAAATTGGACAACCAAAAGAAAGCCAGCAAAACTACCACCGCAGAAATGGCATAAGGTTTGGCATTAGACCCTGACTTAAATTTGCGATACAGCACCACAATAATTAAGAATAAGACCACACTGAATAACAGGATATTGAACGCTAAATAATACTTATTAGCCAACCCTTTGAACCTAGTCGTATCGGTCAATGAAAAGCCAAAAAGCTCATGCTCATCGGCCAGTTCCTGCATCTTATTTTGTGCTCTTTTGTCAGAAGTCTGCAAATAATATTTATTCAGATAGATCAATGCTTGACTATAGTCTCCCAAGCCTTCTTTGATATAAGCCATCTTCATCAGCATCTGTGGTGATGCTTCATTCTGCTCAGTCATCAATTCATCATAAATTTCGAATGACTCCGTATACTTTTGAAGCTTAAAAAGGGAATCTGCCCGTGCTAATTTTCCTTCAATTTCGCCTCCAAAGGAGAAAAATGGAGTCATCAAGAAGCTGACAAAAAGTATTGTAATAAAATTGAAGATATTGTTTTGTTTTTTACTCATCTCGTGCCTACATTTGCAACCGCAAAATAAGGGAAGGATTGACAAAAACGAAACTTTCCAGTGCGAAAAAGTATGATTCGTTAGCTCAGTTGGTAGAGCAACGCCCTTTTAAGGCGTGGGTCCTGGGTTCGAGCCCCAGACGAATCACTGATAGTGAAAGCCTTTGACAAGGCAAGGAATTTAGTTCGATTTAAGTTAGATTAAACTCAATAATTCTAGGACAAATCACTTTCTAAAATAACCTTGGTAAAAGCCGAGTATTATTGTCCGCGTTTAATGATTCGTTAGCTCAGTTGGTAGAGCAACGCCCTTTTAAGGCGTGGGTCCTGGGTTCGAGCCCCAGACGAATCACTCAAGCACCGAGAATACTTGGTGCTTTTTTTATGCCTTCATTCTAATCACTCACCATCACACTTCAGTATACAATGTCCTTCGGGTATCGAACTGATAGTTTTCTGGA contains the following coding sequences:
- a CDS encoding MerC domain-containing protein, producing the protein MKNQFIGLHLDFVGFSASLLCSLHCATLPSLLSLTSLASLQFLNTFWIEYSIILVSFSIASYALVHGYRKHHQKPTALVIVLSGFILIISGHLFQAEWHETVLTPCGAAVVAIAHFVNWIQIKQSSVEFPDCQ
- a CDS encoding GTP-binding protein, with the translated sequence MFGTKKLPVTVLSGFLGAGKTTLLNHVLHNRQGLKVAVIVNDMSEVNVDSQLVQNEIKLSRTDEKLVEMSNGCICCTLREDLMIEVERLAKMKKFDYLLIESTGISEPIPVAQTFSFATGDELYDLTKFSRLDTMVTVVDAFNFFKDFGSTDTILDRSMTDDSEDTRTIVNLLTDQVEFANIILLNKTDLVSEAQLGLLEGTFKKLNPEAQIIRTSYGKVDPKTILNTKLFNYDQAEQAAGWIKELNNEHTPETEEYGISSFVFRERKPFHPKRFWHYVNNEWPNSVIRSKGLFWLASRPDQALMWSQAGGSLKADPYGRWWASVPMKERAQNQAYMENQQVIMKKWDEKWGDRMNELVIIGQDMDEKSITDALKKCLANELEATTMASDSPFEDNWPI
- the rlmD gene encoding 23S rRNA (uracil(1939)-C(5))-methyltransferase RlmD; this translates as MARKNKNIVIEHLIVEAVAAEGKSLARQDGQVIFIERTVPGDVVDVQVRKKRKAYSEGYPLKFHKYSELRIEPICQHFGACGGCKWQNLAYDSQLEFKQQQVEDHLTRIGKVELPEIAPILGSAKTDRYRNKLEFTFSNKKWLTKDQIDSEEVIERNALGFHVPRLFDKIVDIDTCHLMADPANAIKNEIRSFAIANDYSFFDIREQVGLLRILMIRYTDAGELMVLIQFFEPDQEKIDMLMNHLKDKFPEITSLLYVINQKKNDTIYDQEIITFAGKDHIIEKMGDLEFKIGAKSFYQTNSAQAKVLYDKTLEFADLKGDELVYDLYTGTGTIANYCAKQAKKVVGIEYVEAAIQDAFVNAEVNGITNTDFFAGDMKDLLNDEFIAEHGHPDVIITDPPRAGMHENVVNMILKVAPEKVVYVSCNPATQARDIALMDADYKVTKVQPVDMFPHTHHVENIVLLERK
- a CDS encoding gliding motility-associated C-terminal domain-containing protein; this translates as MRKLLLILTLALLSQTPVIGFHIVGGEIELIHISGNKYQLHLIQYFDKAQIDNPGPDPSVEIYIFRNSDHTLVQTHVLLLDTELIVPYTNPDCAIGSLQTSRVLYSADISLNADTYNEIEGYYASWERCCRNTNISNIVNPGGQGITYTLDFPAVVRNGKPFINSSPQLFPPLSDYACVNQTYYTNFAGTDPDGDSIAYSLQLPYNSSSQAALPIPQPKPFIELIYANGSNINNIIPGSPSLQITPSGYLTVTPTATGLYVFSVLVEEYRNKEKIGELRRDFQMLVIDGCEPPTPPHAEVRLPGEKDYYIEGEVIHYSASADKCFEYMVVDQAGENVTFKAEGVNFDEDVSEVFEFSSGPINPSGDTLRVEVCISDCPYIQHEPYIIDLIASDNACPLPQRDTVRMTINVEAPVNNKPYFDSPSSSIRLSRTQPEGLSVALDELLIGKDAEDSLHYFFYAEGYDPINYGMSLDTILDVLGEKQVKFNWNTSCQTYPFGDKNTFELGIVLEDYDTCLFDSGDTLFYDLEVVLPPNTTPQISGPSSTYTKSIRSNLDFNVMATDDDNDPISLTAIGDSFSFPQVGISFANQKGTGQVSSLFAWELSCENLNIEETTTFTLYFMAEDDDYCQATNNDTLAVTIQVQVPANTTPAFEIEDFYSLQINKPFELEVIARDGDNADLLTLDLLSPNSAPSSESFSFSRATGTNTVSSTLNWTPECSLLGEGNTPKTYPVDFLVFDDNCPQFESASLTVNFEISELDVDYGHFLPPNAFSPNNDGHNDTYTLTHLEEEMHNLPPDNCADQFQSIIIFDRNGSTIFKSTNREFEWTGDGADVGVYFYQIEYQNTNYKGTLTLVR
- a CDS encoding DUF5686 and carboxypeptidase regulatory-like domain-containing protein; translation: MAAELFGTVTDQSGVPLPFATLYVLNTTKGTTTNIEGRYSLDLPPGQYELVYQYVGYKKQQIPLKVDHRRILLNVVLEPEVLQLEEVVVKAGGPDPAYAVIREAMAKRKYHQEEVNAYKCKVYVKGMQTLDEKPDQVLGVNIALDTGIVYLSESVSELSIARPDKIKEVMISSKVSGSNSAFSYNQGSQMLISFYDNLMTFPGLSERGFVSPIAQNALLFYDYKLEGTMMEGGLLVNKIRVIPKRKNDPAFEGFIYIIEDAWRIYSVDLKLTKAHQIEFLDEVNVYQVYAPVQDGIWMLFSQRFTYYLNVFGFRGNGNFVGIHSEYEIEPNYELVETKKADQIQLFPNGYFDNEILKIENKANKRDAKYWEEVRPIPLTKVEKIDYWWKDSLQHMMEAKPYKDSIDKVSNKFNFQNLFIGGYVYQQSYKERYFRFQPIYDILQYNTVEGAVVNLKASYVQEKERIWKYQVTPTLRYGFSSEDFYYKAQFSYQFNPIKRTRAYVEGGQFVSQYNASDPISPLINSFETLVNRRNYMKLYEKSFAKLHYSSEVVNGVTWKSTLEYAHRTELQNTADYSFFYQDDRLFAPNAPSNDELNKEGKNTSFGHSRALVFTTNFYIKFGQKYISRPDMKFNLDSKYPTIFVQYRKAIPVTNSYSDANFDEVVMRVYQGANYGLFGSGNYTVWAGTFFNTDKMDFMDYRHFTGNQSIFAKFGQDHYQLLDYYQYSTNGAWLGVHVDHHFNGFILNKFPLIRKTKAQVVASVNYLHTSVSGHYIEYGVGLEHLFKVLRLDFYGAMQDGSSYGYGLRAGLGF
- a CDS encoding SDR family oxidoreductase, with translation MPNKQTAIITGGTSGIGKACAELYASKGYNIVITGRNQERLNSIIQSFHADGHQALGIQADAASESGAQDVVGQTIKTFGSIDLLICNAGVSMRAMFEDLDLKVFREVMDINFMGTVNYVKYALPHLLTSKGTIIGISSINGHRGTPARTAYSSSKFAMEGFFEALRTELLYRGVHILVASPGYTGTNIRNTALTAHGEVQGESPKDESKMMTAEEVALRIYKGHQKKTRHFILTPLGWWLNFLNQFVPRLMDKIVYNVLAKEPDSPLKDKPS
- a CDS encoding SH3 domain-containing protein, producing the protein MSKKQNNIFNFITILFVSFLMTPFFSFGGEIEGKLARADSLFKLQKYTESFEIYDELMTEQNEASPQMLMKMAYIKEGLGDYSQALIYLNKYYLQTSDKRAQNKMQELADEHELFGFSLTDTTRFKGLANKYYLAFNILLFSVVLFLIIVVLYRKFKSGSNAKPYAISAVVVLLAFFWLSNFGLNDSQAIIVKDHAYLMTGPSAGADLVEVVKKGHRLMIINDEGIWVKVLWNGQDAYIRSSMIKQIN